The following nucleotide sequence is from Paroedura picta isolate Pp20150507F chromosome 1, Ppicta_v3.0, whole genome shotgun sequence.
AAAGTGTTAATGTAACTAATATAGCACAGATCTTAAAAGGTCACGGAAACTTTACGCGCTAGGCGTAAAATACACTGCCCAGTTATTCGTAGGATGAACAGGCATGTGCGCAACCATGTGGGTCCGGATCGTCGCAAATTATATACGTCACGCTATACTTTCTTTTTGTCAAGGGCGACATTATGAAGGATCTGTACAAATTCCGGCTCCCAACCGCAGTACATAGATGCCTCCCTGTGCTGGGCAAGTGTAGTGGAAATAAACAgcagtaatgttttttttttttttatgaagcaGGCAGCCGCCCTTTCCTTAGGGTGCTTTAAAATAACCAGGCATCCTATACAGAAAAGCGCCCGGGGAGTTAGGTGTCTTCGAAAGGGTTCCCTTTCTTTGTTCGCGATATGCGTAACTGGACGACGTTATAGCGTTAAAGGTGTCCTCGGGGTAATGTTTATTACTGTCGAGGGGCTTTGGAGTCATGTCGTTTTCTGTTTAAACATTTGCTTCCAGTTACGGAGGGACGCCTGTACCTTTGCAAGCCACATGGCTGCGAGGAGGTGGACCCTCTCTCGCgcgggtacgggggggggggctctatctTTACCTGCTTTGCACCCTAGGCCCTCTCCTCGCTGTTGCCCCGCAAATGGAGGCGCATCCTCAGGACCCGAGGAGGCTGCCGGGAGGCACTCtggtgcttctcccccccccttgcttccgcTTGTCCGCCGGCCAGAGGTGGGTGCTCGCGGCGgagagcccccctcctcctcgccgccgccgccgcaggggATGCGCAGCCCGCGGGCCATGATGCGCTGCTGGAGGGGTCGGCCGGGCTTGCAGGCATTGCGAGGCAAGAGCGGGGCGGCTGGGGCGCGCGAGGCGGAGAGGCCGGCTCCCTCGTGGGGCGCGCTTCCCGATCTCCTCGCCGGCCGGGCgccggggcggcggcggcagcagcagcagccgccgccaggAGCGCCGTGCGGGGCAAGGGACGCGGCTGCTCTGCAAGCGCGCAGCCTCCTGAGCAGGTTCTTCTGTAGCCGTGCCGGGGACGGGGCCGAGGGGCCGAGGAAGCCGCCGGCGGTGGAGCGTCGGAGTCGGGCGTGGGAGCAGTCGCTGTCCCCCTTGGAAAGGCTGAGCCGCCTGGTGCCGGAGGGGTGCCTGACGGAGGCGGTCGAGGCCGTGCGGAGCGCCGAGGCCGCGCAGGAGACCGCTGTCGGCGCCACAGGGACTCGCCGGGGCCCGTCGCCCGAGCCCCTCCTCAGCGCCACTTCGGGCGACGTCCCTTTCCAAGCGGGCGAGCTGATGGTGGCCGAGTACCGCCGGAGACGCCGCGCGGTGGTGCGCAAGCTGTGCCGGCTGACGGCGGGAGGCGTGCTGCAGAGCAGCTGGGGGACGCTGCCCTTCGCCCACGTTCTCGGCCGGCTCCCGGGCCAGCTGCTCCTGACGTCCATCGGCCAGCCCTTCCTCGTCCGGAGGCCCTCCCTGGAGGACTACGTGCTGCTGATGAAGAGAGGGCCCGCCATTGCCTATCCAAAGGTAGGGCCAAACAGCCCTTCCACCCGCCCGTAGTGCCAGCAATGCTGCGGGAGATCTGCCGAGGCGGCAGGAAAGTTCGGCGGGTTCCTACCCATAATGTACAAACAGGTCTGCGGGCTAGAAAGTGAGGCCGTTTCATAACACATTTTGTTTTGAATACATGAAAGTTACCCTTTATCAATATGATTATTGGGGCTAAGGCCCTTCACAGCATACAGCACATTGGCACATAATCTtcgggtccagtggcacctttaaagccaacagaGTTTTATGCCAAGTATATATGCTTTAttgtgcacactttttcagatccAGTGAAACAGAATATATCCTCGACCACTGCAGATAGATTGCTAGGAAAGGCTGACTAGAATGAAACTGCACAAAAGAAATATCAGTCCGTTCCTGCACAAGTTTCTTTGTAAGATTGATGGATTTCCATTCCATGCCCACAACGATCTGAATCCACACTGACTGCCCTATGTGTTTATGTTAGAAGTTATAAAAGTCATCATTGTGTTATAAACTGTTGTAAACATGCTAATAACTTGGAACCCACTCTTAGGATTATTGCTATTATTGtaccactagaaattaagcccgctgttggTGAAGTACAGCGGgcgctaaagcaggggtagtcaacctgtggtcctccagatgttcatgtactacaactcccatgagccccctccagcaaatgctggcaggggctaatgggaattttagttcatgggcatctggaggaccacaggttgactacctgtgcgcgagagcatagggaagaataagggaggcaaggaaggttgaagaagaagagttggtttttaaatgctgctttttcctacccgaaggaggctcaaaccggctta
It contains:
- the TRMT61B gene encoding tRNA (adenine(58)-N(1))-methyltransferase, mitochondrial isoform X1, giving the protein MRSPRAMMRCWRGRPGLQALRGKSGAAGAREAERPAPSWGALPDLLAGRAPGRRRQQQQPPPGAPCGARDAAALQARSLLSRFFCSRAGDGAEGPRKPPAVERRSRAWEQSLSPLERLSRLVPEGCLTEAVEAVRSAEAAQETAVGATGTRRGPSPEPLLSATSGDVPFQAGELMVAEYRRRRRAVVRKLCRLTAGGVLQSSWGTLPFAHVLGRLPGQLLLTSIGQPFLVRRPSLEDYVLLMKRGPAIAYPKDINAMLLLMDINQGDVVLEAGSGSGALSLFLSRAVGPLGHVISYEVRNDHHNIAKTNYQNWRAAWKIGHSVEWPDNVEFINEDISAEAEGLKMKIFDAVALDMVIPQKAVTLIVPSLKQGGVCAVYVANITQVIELLEAIHTSRSTLFCERIVEVMYRDWSVHPVAQRNSTTSQHLKSKGNTVEDTNYHNENDNLPAEQSEDDEIFVTDRAKPPYIARPCQRQTGHTAFLVKLRKFNPPNTKMTPDDVC
- the TRMT61B gene encoding tRNA (adenine(58)-N(1))-methyltransferase, mitochondrial isoform X2 — translated: MKQAAALSLGCFKITRHPIQKSARGVRCLRKGSLSLFAICVTGRRYSVKGVLGVMFITVEGLWSHVVFCLNICFQLRRDACTFASHMAARRWTLSRAGTGGGALSLPALHPRPSPRCCPANGGASSGPEEAAGRHSGASPPPLLPLVRRPEVGARGGEPPSSSPPPPQGMRSPRAMMRCWRGRPGLQALRGKSGAAGAREAERPAPSWGALPDLLAGRAPGRRRQQQQPPPGAPCGARDAAALQARSLLSRFFCSRAGDGAEGPRKPPAVERRSRAWEQSLSPLERLSRLVPEGCLTEAVEAVRSAEAAQETAVGATGTRRGPSPEPLLSATSGDVPFQAGELMVAEYRRRRRAVVRKLCRLTAGGVLQSSWGTLPFAHVLGRLPGQLLLTSIGQPFLVRRPSLEDYVLLMKRGPAIAYPKLGH